The Stenotrophomonas rhizophila genome has a window encoding:
- a CDS encoding ATP-dependent DNA ligase, whose translation MKAFAALYQRLDRSTATSDKRAALVAYFRDARPHDAAWALYLLSGGKVGGARRKIAASGELRAWIAEASGLPAWLVADSYDQVGDLAETLTLLLDDPAEGAQDRPLADWIEGHLLAVANQPEPVRRVAVEAGWRQLPAAERLVFNKLLTGALRVGVSQRLVQQALAELSGIDIARIAQRMLGEWVPSPGLLANLLSAEERPEDRQQPYPFFLASPLEAEADSLGPIGEWTLEWKWDGIRLQVLRRKGEVALWSRGEERLDGRFPEIEAAAMALPDGTVIDGELLAWRDDDAQPLPFTALQTRIQRRRPGPKTLRDTPVRVLAYDLLELDGNDLRQQPLAERRTLLAGLLATLGDTRMVLSPTLDATDWQDAAAQRALARERGVEGLMLKRSTSVYQGGRRRGDWWKWKIEPLTIDAVMIYAQAGHGRRSTLYTDYTFGVWDGERLVPVAKAYSGLDDKEILALDRWIRANTIERFGPVRSVRGEQVFELGFEAVNRSSRHKSGIAVRFPRILRWRHDKPAGEADTLAQLQALAR comes from the coding sequence ATGAAGGCATTTGCCGCGCTGTATCAGCGCCTGGACCGCAGCACCGCCACGTCGGACAAACGCGCCGCGCTGGTGGCTTACTTCCGCGACGCGCGCCCGCATGACGCAGCGTGGGCGCTGTACCTGCTCAGCGGCGGCAAGGTCGGTGGCGCACGCCGGAAGATCGCGGCCAGCGGCGAGCTGCGCGCGTGGATCGCCGAGGCATCGGGCCTACCCGCGTGGCTGGTGGCCGACAGCTACGACCAGGTCGGCGACCTGGCCGAAACCCTGACCCTGCTGTTGGATGATCCTGCGGAAGGCGCGCAGGACCGCCCCCTTGCCGACTGGATCGAAGGCCACCTGCTGGCGGTGGCGAACCAGCCGGAACCGGTACGTCGTGTTGCGGTGGAGGCAGGCTGGAGGCAGCTGCCTGCCGCCGAACGGCTGGTATTCAACAAGCTGCTGACCGGGGCGTTGCGCGTAGGCGTCTCCCAGCGGCTGGTCCAGCAGGCGCTGGCGGAACTGTCGGGGATCGACATCGCCCGCATCGCGCAGCGCATGCTGGGCGAGTGGGTGCCCTCGCCGGGGCTGCTCGCCAACCTCCTCAGCGCTGAAGAACGGCCGGAAGACCGCCAGCAGCCGTATCCGTTCTTCCTGGCCTCGCCATTGGAAGCCGAGGCCGACAGCCTGGGCCCGATCGGCGAGTGGACGCTGGAATGGAAGTGGGATGGGATCCGCCTGCAGGTGCTGCGTCGCAAAGGCGAAGTCGCCCTGTGGTCGCGCGGCGAAGAGCGGCTGGATGGGCGCTTTCCGGAAATCGAAGCGGCCGCGATGGCGTTGCCGGATGGCACCGTGATCGATGGCGAGCTTCTCGCCTGGCGCGATGACGATGCACAGCCGCTGCCTTTCACCGCCCTGCAGACCCGGATCCAACGGCGCAGACCCGGCCCGAAGACGTTACGCGATACGCCGGTGCGCGTGCTTGCCTACGACCTGCTCGAACTCGACGGTAACGATCTGCGCCAGCAGCCGCTGGCCGAACGGCGCACCCTGCTCGCCGGATTGCTTGCCACGCTCGGCGATACGCGCATGGTGCTGTCGCCCACGCTTGATGCCACGGACTGGCAGGACGCCGCCGCTCAGCGGGCATTGGCGCGCGAACGCGGCGTGGAAGGGCTGATGCTCAAGCGCAGCACGTCGGTCTACCAGGGCGGGCGCCGCCGTGGCGACTGGTGGAAGTGGAAGATAGAACCGCTGACCATCGATGCGGTGATGATCTACGCGCAGGCGGGACATGGCCGGCGCAGCACGCTGTACACCGACTACACCTTCGGGGTGTGGGACGGCGAGCGACTGGTGCCGGTGGCCAAGGCGTATTCGGGGCTGGACGACAAGGAAATCCTGGCCCTGGACCGCTGGATCCGGGCCAACACGATCGAACGCTTCGGGCCGGTGCGCAGCGTCCGTGGCGAGCAGGTGTTCGAACTCGGCTTTGAAGCGGTCAACCGCAGCAGCCGGCACAAGTCGGGCATCGCAGTGCGCTTCCCGCGCATCCTGCGCTGGCGCCACGACAAGCCGGCCGGCGAAGCCGACACGCTGGCTCAGCTGCAGGCACTGGCACGGTGA
- a CDS encoding hypoxanthine-guanine phosphoribosyltransferase, translating into MPNLTISQALAQADLLVDRPTIDAAIAAIADAIAADYKGEVPLFLSIMHGALPFAGQLALELGARGQDLQFDYLHATRYRGETTGGELVWKHKPATSLFGRRVLLVDDILDEGFTLQGVRTWCLEQGATDVRIAAMTVKKHDRALPDVKADYAGVELPDRYVFGFGMDVNEALRGVPAIYAMKE; encoded by the coding sequence ATGCCCAACCTCACCATTTCCCAGGCCCTGGCCCAGGCCGACCTGCTGGTCGACCGCCCCACCATCGATGCGGCCATCGCGGCCATCGCCGATGCCATCGCGGCGGATTACAAGGGCGAGGTCCCGCTGTTCCTGTCGATCATGCACGGCGCGCTGCCGTTCGCCGGCCAGCTGGCGCTGGAGCTGGGCGCGCGCGGCCAGGACCTGCAGTTCGATTACCTGCACGCCACCCGCTACCGCGGTGAAACCACCGGCGGCGAGCTGGTCTGGAAGCACAAGCCGGCCACCTCGCTATTCGGCCGCCGCGTGCTGCTGGTCGACGATATCCTGGACGAAGGCTTCACCCTGCAGGGCGTGCGCACCTGGTGCCTGGAGCAGGGCGCCACCGATGTGCGCATCGCCGCGATGACGGTGAAGAAGCACGACCGCGCGCTGCCCGACGTCAAGGCGGACTACGCCGGTGTCGAACTGCCGGACCGTTACGTGTTCGGCTTCGGCATGGACGTCAACGAAGCGCTGCGTGGCGTGCCGGCCATCTACGCGATGAAGGAATAA
- the pdeM gene encoding ligase-associated DNA damage response endonuclease PdeM — protein MPTDVVTEIAGEQVRLLGARALYWPAREALLIADLHLGKADLFRRAGIGLPSGGTGDDLARLSALVADRPVRTVWILGDVLHGPAHRAAWYRQWQAWREQHPRLEIGAVAGNHDRVLPKADLGITLLGERVQEGPFLLRHDPQPHPSLHVLCGHLHPLARLPGMQRRWPAFWLRERLTVLPAYSRFTAGIAPVVGAGEQLVACVDDDAIALPAR, from the coding sequence ATGCCGACTGACGTCGTGACCGAGATCGCGGGCGAGCAGGTCCGCCTGCTTGGCGCGCGCGCGCTGTACTGGCCGGCGCGCGAAGCGCTGCTGATTGCCGACCTCCACCTTGGCAAGGCCGATCTGTTCCGGCGCGCGGGCATCGGGTTGCCCAGCGGCGGCACCGGTGATGATCTGGCGCGGCTGTCTGCACTGGTGGCCGACCGCCCCGTCCGCACGGTATGGATCCTGGGCGATGTGCTGCATGGCCCCGCGCATCGGGCCGCGTGGTATCGGCAATGGCAGGCATGGCGGGAGCAGCATCCGCGACTGGAGATCGGCGCAGTGGCCGGCAACCATGACCGCGTGCTGCCCAAGGCCGACCTGGGCATCACCCTGCTCGGCGAACGCGTCCAGGAGGGGCCGTTCCTGCTGCGCCATGATCCACAACCGCATCCCAGCCTGCATGTGCTGTGTGGCCACCTGCATCCACTGGCCCGCCTGCCGGGCATGCAACGACGCTGGCCGGCCTTCTGGCTGCGCGAACGCTTGACCGTGCTGCCGGCTTACTCGCGCTTCACCGCCGGCATCGCACCGGTCGTGGGCGCCGGCGAGCAGCTGGTCGCGTGCGTCGACGACGACGCGATCGCGCTGCCGGCACGTTGA
- a CDS encoding ligase-associated DNA damage response exonuclease: MTTHAANSDLVVLRPEGLYCPAGDFHIDPWRPVPRAVITHGHGDHARSGMGRYYCSTGSVPILRWRLGDVALEAHDYGERFTLGGVQVSLHSAGHVLGSAQVRIDDGQQVWVASGDYKRQPDPTCAPFEVVPCDVFITEATFALPIYRWQDTREVAAEIVAWRRECEQRGEAAILLCYALGKAQRVLAELLPLDDRPAWLHGAIANGVAVYREAGIAMLETHTVAEQGREPDAAGKLILAPPSAAGTTWLRRFGKHQLGFASGWMRLRGNRRRRNYDRGFVVSDHADWPALLQTIEQTGARRVIATHGNTDALIPFLRERGVAAEAFRTDFGSEE, from the coding sequence ATGACGACGCACGCGGCAAACAGCGACCTGGTAGTACTGCGCCCCGAGGGCCTGTACTGCCCAGCAGGCGATTTCCATATCGACCCGTGGCGACCGGTGCCGCGCGCGGTCATCACCCACGGCCACGGCGACCATGCGCGCAGCGGCATGGGCCGCTACTACTGCAGTACCGGCAGCGTGCCGATCCTGCGCTGGCGGCTGGGTGATGTGGCCCTGGAAGCACATGACTACGGTGAACGCTTCACGTTGGGCGGCGTGCAGGTGTCGCTGCATTCGGCCGGGCATGTACTGGGGTCGGCGCAGGTGCGCATCGATGACGGCCAGCAGGTGTGGGTGGCGTCGGGCGACTACAAGCGCCAACCGGACCCGACCTGCGCACCGTTCGAGGTGGTGCCCTGCGATGTGTTCATCACCGAGGCGACGTTCGCATTGCCGATCTACCGCTGGCAGGACACGCGCGAGGTCGCCGCCGAGATCGTGGCGTGGCGGCGCGAATGCGAACAGCGCGGCGAAGCGGCGATCCTGCTGTGTTACGCGCTGGGCAAAGCGCAGCGGGTGCTGGCCGAACTGCTGCCGCTGGATGACCGACCGGCCTGGCTGCACGGCGCCATCGCCAATGGGGTGGCGGTGTATCGCGAGGCCGGCATCGCCATGTTGGAAACCCACACGGTGGCCGAACAGGGCCGCGAACCCGACGCGGCCGGCAAGTTGATCCTGGCGCCGCCTTCTGCCGCGGGCACCACCTGGCTGCGCCGCTTCGGCAAGCACCAACTGGGCTTCGCCTCCGGTTGGATGCGGCTGCGCGGCAACCGGCGCCGACGCAATTACGACCGTGGCTTCGTGGTGTCCGACCATGCCGACTGGCCGGCGTTGCTGCAGACCATTGAACAGACCGGTGCGCGCCGGGTGATCGCCACCCACGGCAACACCGATGCGCTGATTCCGTTCCTGCGCGAACGTGGTGTTGCCGCCGAAGCCTTCCGCACCGATTTCGGGAGCGAGGAATGA
- a CDS encoding ligase-associated DNA damage response DEXH box helicase gives MARLAAWFASRGWSPLAFQKTMWRHYLAGESGLLHTPTGSGKTLAMFGGPLLQALVDPLPRAPGTRAGKTVPALQVLWITPLRALASDTARALREPLAALGLDWQVGLRTGDASARDKRLAREGRVDVLVTTPESLALLLSYPDTQERMRRLRCVVVDEWHELLGNKRGVLLQLNLRRLRDALPALQVWGLSATLGNLDEAREVLLPDVPDAPLVSGARPRPVKVETLLPAHGERFPWAGHLGLSQLQRVQQKLFAVGTSLLFTNTRAQAELWHQALSAVWPEDPATLGLHHGSLDPVQRRTVEQGLRDGALRCVVATSSLDLGVDFPAVDQVLQIGSPKGIARLVQRAGRARHRPGESGHIVCVPSHALELVEYAAARRALAAGVIEARRPLRLSLDVLAQHCVSCALGGGFRAEELLAQVRRTHAFASLELAQWQGVLDFIVQGGQALAQYPDFHKVVRDDDGIYRVNDRRVALRHRLSIGTITSDGSVMVQFLRGGRLGSVEEQFVGRLRPGDRFQFAGRLLELVRLENLTAYVRMARGGDGVVPRWQGGRLPLSEALGHEMESVLAAAPDSPEMHWLAPLLRLQARVSALPGPSLLLVESVRRREGQFVFVYPFAGRQVNEGLAALMAMRWTRLQANTFGYAANDYGFVLAPARAVEVDAAQVAALLQPEGLFEDLRDSLNLGELARRQFRDIARVSGLLIPALPGRTPRSLRQLQASAGLLYDVLRQHDPGHILLGLAEREVLHEQLDLTCLAETLRRCQGRTLCVQHPATLGPLSFPLWAERLRGQLSNEDWKTRVLRAVGQLEKRHAD, from the coding sequence ATGGCGCGGCTGGCGGCGTGGTTCGCCAGCCGTGGCTGGTCGCCGCTGGCGTTCCAGAAAACGATGTGGCGGCACTACCTGGCCGGCGAATCCGGGCTGCTGCACACGCCTACCGGCAGCGGCAAGACGCTGGCGATGTTCGGCGGGCCGCTGCTGCAGGCGCTGGTCGATCCGCTGCCGCGCGCACCGGGTACGCGCGCTGGCAAGACCGTGCCGGCGCTGCAGGTGCTGTGGATCACCCCGCTGCGCGCGCTGGCCAGCGATACCGCACGCGCGCTGCGTGAACCGCTGGCGGCGCTTGGGCTGGACTGGCAGGTGGGGCTGCGCACCGGCGATGCCAGCGCGCGCGACAAACGCCTCGCCCGCGAAGGCCGGGTGGATGTACTGGTGACCACGCCCGAATCGCTGGCGCTGCTGCTGAGCTACCCCGATACGCAGGAGCGCATGCGCCGGCTGCGCTGCGTGGTGGTGGATGAGTGGCATGAGCTGCTGGGCAACAAGCGCGGCGTGCTGCTGCAGTTGAATCTGCGTCGCCTGCGTGATGCGCTGCCGGCGCTGCAGGTGTGGGGCCTGTCGGCCACGCTCGGCAACCTGGACGAAGCGCGCGAGGTATTGCTGCCCGATGTGCCCGACGCGCCGCTGGTGTCGGGGGCGCGGCCACGCCCGGTGAAGGTGGAAACGCTGTTGCCCGCGCATGGCGAGCGCTTTCCATGGGCGGGCCACCTCGGCCTGTCGCAGCTGCAGCGGGTGCAGCAGAAGCTGTTCGCGGTCGGCACCAGCCTGCTGTTCACCAATACCCGGGCGCAGGCCGAACTGTGGCACCAGGCACTGTCGGCGGTGTGGCCCGAAGACCCGGCCACGCTGGGCCTGCACCACGGCTCGTTGGACCCGGTGCAGCGCCGCACCGTCGAGCAGGGCCTGCGCGACGGGGCACTGCGCTGCGTGGTGGCCACCTCCAGCCTCGACCTGGGGGTGGATTTCCCGGCCGTCGACCAGGTCCTGCAGATCGGCAGCCCGAAAGGCATCGCGCGGCTGGTGCAGCGCGCCGGGCGCGCGCGGCATCGACCGGGGGAATCGGGCCACATCGTCTGCGTGCCGTCGCACGCGCTGGAGCTGGTGGAATACGCCGCCGCGCGGCGTGCACTGGCCGCTGGCGTGATCGAAGCGCGGCGCCCGCTGCGGTTGTCGCTGGATGTGCTGGCCCAGCACTGCGTGAGCTGCGCGTTGGGCGGCGGCTTCCGCGCCGAGGAGCTGCTGGCCCAGGTGCGGCGCACGCACGCGTTCGCATCGCTGGAGCTGGCGCAGTGGCAGGGCGTCCTGGACTTCATCGTGCAAGGCGGCCAGGCGCTTGCGCAGTACCCGGACTTCCACAAGGTGGTGCGCGACGACGACGGCATCTACCGCGTGAACGACCGCCGCGTGGCGCTGCGCCACCGGCTGTCGATCGGCACCATCACCAGCGATGGCAGCGTCATGGTGCAGTTCCTGCGCGGCGGCCGGCTCGGCAGCGTGGAAGAACAGTTCGTCGGTCGCCTGCGCCCCGGCGACCGCTTCCAGTTCGCCGGCCGGCTGCTGGAGCTGGTACGGCTGGAGAACCTCACCGCTTACGTCAGGATGGCGCGTGGCGGCGATGGCGTGGTGCCGCGCTGGCAGGGGGGCCGCCTGCCGCTGTCGGAGGCGCTGGGCCACGAAATGGAAAGCGTGCTCGCGGCCGCGCCGGACAGCCCCGAAATGCACTGGCTTGCACCGCTGCTGCGCCTGCAGGCACGCGTATCCGCGCTGCCCGGCCCGTCACTGCTGCTGGTGGAAAGCGTGCGCCGCCGCGAAGGACAGTTCGTGTTCGTGTATCCCTTCGCGGGGCGCCAGGTCAACGAGGGGCTGGCGGCGCTGATGGCGATGCGCTGGACGCGCCTGCAGGCCAATACCTTCGGCTACGCCGCCAACGACTACGGCTTCGTGCTGGCACCGGCGCGCGCGGTGGAGGTGGATGCGGCGCAGGTAGCGGCGCTGCTGCAGCCGGAGGGTCTGTTCGAGGACCTGCGCGACAGCCTCAACCTGGGCGAGCTGGCACGCCGCCAGTTCCGCGATATCGCGCGTGTGTCCGGGCTGTTGATCCCCGCGTTGCCAGGCCGCACGCCACGCAGCCTGCGCCAGCTGCAGGCGTCGGCCGGCCTGCTGTATGACGTGCTGCGCCAGCATGATCCCGGGCACATCCTGCTCGGCCTGGCCGAACGTGAGGTACTGCATGAGCAGCTCGACCTGACCTGCCTGGCCGAAACGCTGCGCCGCTGCCAGGGCCGCACGTTGTGCGTGCAGCACCCGGCAACGCTGGGGCCCTTGTCTTTCCCGCTGTGGGCCGAGCGCCTGCGTGGGCAACTCAGCAATGAAGACTGGAAGACGCGCGTGCTGCGCGCCGTGGGCCAACTGGAGAAACGCCATGCCGACTGA
- a CDS encoding acyl-CoA dehydrogenase family protein, whose translation MTSVLPVFETHEVANQPPPFGGRNLWADDVALSEAVQREGGAAFIDTLQTYGAIAGDTLYRLGFDANRDRPRLRTHDPQGHRIDTVEFHPAYHQLMELAKRHGVAGLSWHEGGPGAHVARAALSFLHHQADAGTSCPLTMTHAAVAVLRQDPLLAEWAEKAAAPVYDPRDVPMADKAGITLGMGMTEKQGGSDVRSNTTRAERRDDGSYALVGHKWFFSAPMSDAFLVLAQAAGGLTCFLMPRRLADGNRNAFRLMRLKDKLGDWSNASSEIELCGAWARRVGAEGRGVATIIGMVMMTRLDCMLGAAAEMRMALAQALHHTRHRSSFGRRLCDHPLMANVLADLAIESEAATTFAMRVARAVDQAPQDAHEAAFARVATAVGKYWVCKRAAVFVNEAQECLGGAGYVEESILPRLYRQAPLNSIWEGSGNIQCLDVLRALAREPQVLPVLDAELDAVAGRDADYDHALASLRELLAATPSEAQARVVTERLALLLQAAVLLRAGSPMAPAFVRSRLGGAHGAAFGTLPDEVDVGAVMARALP comes from the coding sequence ATGACGTCCGTATTGCCTGTATTCGAGACCCATGAAGTGGCCAACCAGCCGCCCCCGTTCGGCGGCCGCAACCTGTGGGCCGACGACGTGGCATTGAGCGAGGCGGTGCAGCGCGAGGGCGGTGCCGCGTTCATCGATACGCTGCAGACCTATGGCGCCATTGCGGGCGACACCCTCTACCGGCTCGGTTTCGACGCCAACCGCGACCGCCCGCGGCTGCGCACGCACGACCCGCAGGGGCACCGCATCGACACCGTGGAGTTCCATCCGGCCTACCACCAGCTGATGGAGCTGGCCAAGCGCCACGGAGTGGCGGGACTGTCGTGGCACGAGGGCGGCCCCGGCGCGCACGTGGCCCGCGCCGCACTGAGTTTCCTGCACCACCAGGCCGATGCCGGTACCAGTTGCCCGCTGACCATGACCCACGCCGCGGTGGCGGTGCTGCGCCAGGACCCGTTGCTGGCCGAGTGGGCCGAAAAAGCCGCCGCACCGGTCTACGATCCGCGCGACGTGCCGATGGCCGACAAGGCCGGCATCACGCTGGGCATGGGCATGACCGAGAAGCAGGGCGGCTCTGACGTGCGCAGCAACACCACCCGCGCCGAACGTCGCGACGATGGCAGCTACGCGCTGGTGGGGCACAAGTGGTTCTTCTCCGCACCGATGTCCGATGCATTCCTGGTGCTGGCGCAGGCGGCGGGAGGACTGACCTGCTTCCTGATGCCACGCCGGCTGGCCGATGGCAACCGCAACGCGTTCCGCCTGATGCGGCTGAAGGACAAGCTGGGCGACTGGTCCAATGCCTCCAGCGAGATCGAGCTGTGCGGCGCCTGGGCCCGCCGGGTCGGTGCCGAAGGGCGGGGCGTGGCAACCATCATCGGCATGGTGATGATGACCCGGCTGGACTGCATGCTGGGCGCGGCGGCGGAAATGCGCATGGCCCTGGCGCAGGCGCTGCACCACACCCGACACCGCAGCAGCTTCGGACGCCGCCTGTGCGACCACCCGCTGATGGCCAACGTGCTGGCCGACCTGGCCATCGAATCCGAAGCGGCCACCACCTTCGCCATGCGCGTGGCACGCGCGGTGGACCAGGCGCCGCAGGATGCGCATGAAGCCGCGTTCGCACGCGTTGCGACGGCGGTGGGCAAGTACTGGGTCTGCAAGCGCGCGGCGGTGTTCGTCAACGAAGCGCAGGAGTGCCTGGGCGGCGCGGGCTACGTGGAGGAGTCGATCCTGCCGCGGCTGTACCGGCAGGCACCGCTGAATTCCATCTGGGAAGGCAGCGGCAACATCCAGTGCCTGGACGTGCTGCGTGCGTTGGCGCGCGAGCCGCAGGTGCTGCCGGTGCTGGATGCGGAGCTGGACGCGGTGGCCGGGCGCGATGCGGACTATGACCACGCGTTGGCGTCGTTGCGGGAGCTGTTGGCCGCTACGCCATCGGAAGCGCAGGCGCGGGTGGTGACCGAACGGCTGGCCCTGTTGCTGCAGGCCGCCGTGCTGCTGCGTGCGGGAAGCCCGATGGCCCCTGCGTTCGTGCGCTCGCGGTTGGGCGGGGCGCATGGAGCGGCATTCGGGACGCTGCCCGATGAGGTGGATGTCGGCGCGGTGATGGCGCGGGCGTTGCCTTGA
- a CDS encoding S-methyl-5'-thioinosine phosphorylase, translating into MDPIALAVIGGTGVYKLAQLDDVNSHVVETRYGTPSGPIRVGTLLGQRVAFLARHGEGHSLPPHKINYRANLAALQQIGATRVLALNTVGGITEQFGPRVLACPDQLIDYTWGRISTLSEEPGTEVLHVDFGHPYTPMLRSKVLAAAKVTGVRLQDGGCYGATQGPRLETNAEIARMRRDGCDLVGMTGMPEAGLARELGLDYACLAIVANWAAGCGDGDEITMAEVLANVDAASAGLPELIGELARG; encoded by the coding sequence ATGGACCCTATTGCCCTGGCCGTCATCGGCGGCACCGGTGTGTACAAGCTGGCCCAGCTCGATGACGTGAACAGCCACGTGGTCGAAACCCGTTACGGCACGCCGTCCGGCCCGATCCGGGTCGGCACGCTGCTCGGCCAGCGCGTGGCGTTCCTGGCCCGGCATGGCGAAGGTCATTCGCTGCCGCCGCACAAGATCAATTACCGCGCGAATCTTGCTGCGTTGCAGCAGATCGGAGCCACCCGCGTGCTCGCGCTCAACACCGTCGGCGGCATCACCGAGCAGTTCGGTCCGCGCGTGCTGGCCTGCCCGGACCAGCTGATCGATTACACGTGGGGCCGCATCTCCACGCTCAGCGAGGAGCCGGGCACCGAGGTGCTGCATGTGGACTTCGGCCACCCGTACACGCCGATGCTGCGCAGCAAGGTGCTGGCGGCGGCCAAGGTCACCGGGGTGCGCCTGCAGGACGGCGGCTGCTACGGGGCCACGCAGGGGCCGCGGCTGGAGACCAATGCGGAAATCGCGCGCATGCGCCGTGATGGCTGCGACCTGGTCGGCATGACCGGCATGCCCGAAGCCGGCCTGGCCCGCGAGCTGGGCCTGGACTACGCCTGCCTGGCGATCGTGGCCAACTGGGCGGCCGGCTGTGGCGATGGCGACGAGATCACGATGGCCGAAGTACTGGCCAATGTTGACGCGGCTTCGGCCGGATTGCCGGAACTGATTGGCGAATTGGCACGCGGATGA
- a CDS encoding cold-shock protein, translating to MPNGTVKWFNDAKGFGFISPDDGSADVFAHFSAINSKGFRSLQEGQKVTYEVSQGPKGAQASNIAPAE from the coding sequence ATGCCGAACGGTACCGTCAAGTGGTTCAACGACGCCAAGGGATTTGGCTTTATCTCGCCGGATGACGGCAGCGCTGATGTCTTCGCGCACTTCTCCGCGATCAACTCCAAGGGCTTCCGCAGCCTGCAGGAAGGCCAGAAGGTCACTTATGAAGTGAGCCAGGGTCCGAAGGGCGCCCAGGCCTCGAACATCGCGCCGGCGGAGTAA
- a CDS encoding FAD-dependent oxidoreductase, translated as MKKRTIAIVGYGTAGQALSILLSRDHHDVHVFERAPKPGPVGAGFLLQPSGLDVLWQMDLLPRVLQHGAPVRRLYGETPCGRAVMDMRYAALHAHLHGIGMQRGALFSLLAQAWEHPGNLQADTAIVDVDTENGRVRDARGHWHGPYDLVIAADGSASSLRTLVQGTRLDREYPWGALWCLLPRGDWPHHDELRQRYVAARKMIGLLPVGTRPDDAQPRLSFFWSLPRAQFEQWERDGMQRWLEEIAALWPQAHLRLQDVRDGAQLARAGYRDAVMSRWHRDRLVLAGDSAHAMSPQLGQGVNMALMDALALRDALRAHDAADAALQAYQAQRSAHVGIYQFWSRWLTPVFQSERDLLAHARDVLFQPMGRLPGGRGHMLRVLSGTQRGWWGTLGLSPGFVEAMST; from the coding sequence ATGAAAAAACGTACGATTGCCATCGTTGGCTACGGAACGGCGGGCCAGGCGCTCTCGATTCTTCTTTCACGCGACCATCACGATGTGCACGTGTTCGAGCGCGCGCCCAAGCCGGGTCCGGTCGGCGCGGGGTTCCTGCTGCAGCCGAGCGGTCTGGACGTGCTGTGGCAGATGGACCTGCTGCCACGGGTGCTGCAGCACGGCGCGCCGGTGCGCCGGCTGTACGGTGAAACGCCGTGCGGGCGCGCGGTGATGGACATGCGCTATGCGGCGTTGCACGCGCACCTGCACGGCATCGGCATGCAGCGCGGCGCGCTGTTCTCGCTGCTGGCCCAGGCCTGGGAGCACCCGGGCAACCTGCAGGCCGACACCGCCATCGTCGATGTGGATACCGAAAATGGCCGCGTGCGCGACGCACGCGGGCACTGGCACGGCCCGTATGACCTGGTGATCGCCGCCGATGGGTCGGCCTCGTCGCTGCGCACGCTGGTGCAGGGCACGCGGCTGGACCGCGAATACCCGTGGGGTGCGCTGTGGTGCCTGTTGCCGCGTGGCGACTGGCCGCATCACGACGAGCTGCGGCAGCGCTACGTGGCGGCGCGCAAGATGATCGGGCTGTTGCCGGTCGGCACCCGCCCCGATGATGCGCAGCCGCGCCTGAGCTTCTTCTGGAGCCTGCCGCGCGCGCAGTTCGAGCAGTGGGAACGGGATGGCATGCAGCGCTGGCTGGAGGAGATCGCCGCGCTGTGGCCGCAGGCGCACTTGCGCCTGCAGGACGTGCGTGATGGCGCGCAGCTGGCGCGTGCCGGTTACCGGGATGCCGTGATGAGCCGCTGGCACCGCGACCGGCTGGTGCTGGCCGGGGATTCGGCGCATGCCATGAGCCCGCAGCTGGGGCAGGGCGTGAACATGGCGCTGATGGACGCGCTGGCGCTGCGCGATGCGCTGCGCGCGCACGACGCTGCCGATGCCGCGTTGCAGGCCTACCAGGCGCAGCGCAGTGCACACGTGGGCATCTACCAGTTCTGGAGCCGGTGGCTGACCCCGGTGTTCCAGTCCGAGCGCGACCTGCTCGCGCACGCACGCGATGTGCTGTTCCAGCCGATGGGTCGGCTGCCGGGTGGTCGCGGCCACATGCTGCGCGTGCTCAGCGGCACCCAGCGCGGCTGGTGGGGCACGCTGGGATTGTCGCCGGGTTTCGTCGAGGCGATGAGCACATGA